TGGCGCGTCGTCGGTGAAACGCATCTACGTCTGAAGCTGAAAGCGGTTTCTGGTGCAGCCGCGATTGACGGAATCCTGTTCGGTGGCTATCGCGGCAGTCCGCCGCCCGCACGGCTGCGCGCTGCTTACCAACTCGATATCAACGATTGGCGTGGCGAGAGCAGCGTGCAGTTATTACTGCGGCATATCGAGACGACATAGCAGCATTTTTGCGATAAGCGACGGCACAGCGCCGGCAGCTCAATGCCGCGCTGAAAAGAGTTCTGCAAAAGTTTGCTCTCTCGCTGGCGGGGTGGATTTGCTAAGATACCGAATCCATATTGCATTGCAGCGAAACCGCCATGATCGAGACCAATCCCATCCGTTTCCGCATCGACGACCTGGTCAGCCGGGTTGCCTCGTTACGGGGGTATCTTTGACTTCGATGTCAAAGCCGAGCGGCTTGAAGAAGTCACACGCGAACTCGAAAGTCCCACTGTCTGGGAAAACCCGCAGCGCGCGCAAGAATTAGGCAAGGAGCGCGCGCAGCTTGAGCGTGTTGTCGGCGGCATTCGTACGCTGACCGAGGCGCTGCATGACGCAGGTGAGTTGCTCGATTTGGGTATCGCCGAAGAAGACGAAGATACGATCAGGTCCGTCGCCGACGATGTCGAGACGCAGGCGGCACACGTCGAGAAACTGGAATTTCGCCGCATGTTTTCCGGCAAGATGGATGCGCACAACGCGTTCGTCGATGTGCAGGCAGGTGCCGGTGGCACCGAGGCGCAGGACTGGGCGGAAATCTTGCTGCGCATGTATTTGCGCTGGTGCGAAAACAAGGGCTGGAAAGCCGAGCTACTAGAAGTCAGCGCAGGTGAAGTTGCAGGCATCAAGAGCGCGACTTTCAGTGTCGAAGGCGAATACGCCTACGGCTGGCTCAAGACCGAAATCGGCGTGCATCGCCTCGTGCGCAAGTCGCCCTTCGATTCGGACAATCGCCGCCACACGTCGTTCTCGTCGATCTTTGTCAGCCCCGAAGTGGATGACGAAATCGAGATCGATATCAATCCTGCCGATCTCAAAACCGACGTCTATCGCTCATCCGGCGCGGGTGGTCAGCACGTCAACAAGACCGAATCCGCGGTGCGTATTACGCACGTGCCGACCAACACGGTGGTGGCGTGCCAGACCGAACGTTCGCAGCACGCCAACCGCGATCGCGCGATGAAACAACTCAAGGCTAAGCTGTACGAACTCGAAGTGCAGAAGCGCAATGTCGAGAAAGACGCGCTCGAAGCAACCAAGTCGGATATCGGCTGGGGCAGCCAGATTCGCTCGTACGTGCTGGATCAATCGCGCATCAAGGATTTGCGCACCGGTGTCGAGCGCACCGACACGCAAAAAGTGCTGGATGGCGATCTCGATGAATTTATCGAAGCGAGTCTGAAAACAGGTTTGGAAGCGGGTGCGAAGCGAGTGAATCAATAATGATTTTTATCGGGAACACAATTTCATGAGTGGCGATACAGTCGACAGTGGCGCTGAAAATAATTCGGGCGCGGAAATACCCGTAACGCCGCCTGACGAAAACAAGTTGATCGCCGAACGCCGCGCCAAACTCACTGCGCTGCGGGCACAAGGTATCGCCTTTCCAAACGATTTTGCGCCGGACGCATTTGCCGGTGATCTGCAATCCGAGTTCGATGGCAAGACCGCCGAAGAAATCGAAGCGCTGGCGCGTCGCGTGAAAGTCGCCGGTCGAATCCTGCTCAAACGTGTGCAGGGTAAAGTCAGTTTCGTCCAGTTGCAGGACATGAGCGGACGTATCCAGCTGTTTATTCATGCGGCCACGGTCGGCGAAATTTACGACGCGTTCAAGGGCTGGGACAGCGGCGATATCGTTGGCGCCGAAGGTCTGCTCATGCGCACCAAGACCGGCGAGCTGTCGGTTAAAACCAGCGGTCTGCGCTTGCTCACAAAATCACTGCGTCCGCTGCCGGAGAAATGGGCCGGACTGACCGATACCGAAACCCGTTATCGTCAGCGTTACGTCGATCTGATCGTGACACCGGAATCGCGTCGGGTATTTCAGCTGCGTTCGCTGGTAGTGCGGCATCTGCGCAATTATCTCGACGATCGCCGCTTTCTCGAAGTCGAAACGCCGATGATGCATGTGATTCCCGGTGGCGCCACGGCGCGTCCGTTCGTGACGCATCACAACGCGCTCGATATGGATTTATATCTGCGCGTCGCGCCAGAGTTGTACCTCAAGCGCCTGACCGTCGGTGGTTTCGATCGAGTCTATGAGATCAATCGCAACTTCCGCAACGAGGGTGTCTCGACGCGACACAATCCCGAATTCACCATGCTCGAGTTGTACCAGGCCTACGCCACTTACAACGAGATCATGGACATCACCGAGGGCATGATCCGCAGTGCCGCGGAAAGCGTGGTCGGTCGTACCGCGCTGACGTGGGAAGGGCGCGAGATCGATGTCGGCCCGGCGTTCAAACGCTGGCGCATGGACGATGCGGTGCGCGAACACAACCCCGAAATCGGTGCGCATGAAATGCGTGATCGCGATGCACTCGCGCGGCATTGCGAACGATTGAAGATCCCGGTAAAACCGGGTTACGGCTGGGGCAAATTATTGCTCGAAATTTTCGAGCGTACGGTCGAAGCCTCGCTGATCCAGCCGACGTTCATCACCGCCCATCCGGTCGAAGTTTCGCCGCTTGCACGTGAGAGCGATACCGATCCGGGTATCACTGATCGTTTCGAGCTATTCGTCGCCGGCAAGGAAATCGCTAACGGTTTTTCCGAACTCAACGATCCCGAAGATCAGGCCGCGCGTTTTCTCGCCCAGGTACAAGCGAAAGACGCCGGTGATGATGAAGCGATGCATTTCGACGCCGACTATATCCGTGCGCTCGAGTACGGCATGCCGCCGACCGGTGGCCTCGGTATCGGCATTGATCGCTTGATTATGTTGCTCGCGGATGTGCCGTCGATCCGTGACGTTTTGCTGTTTCCGTATATGCGACCAGAGAGCTGACTGCCGCTTTGGTTTGCTGTAGCGATTGATTGATCAAGAGCTTGTCTGGGCGGATAAAATTCTTTCTGCTCAATACATATTTTCATTCATCGTGCGAGTGTGAAATCGGACGAAGTAATCACGATATCTGCAGCTGATTCAGATTTTTCTTGTGGTAAGCTGAATGCGATGGTGATGCAAACCATAATGCGTCGGGACGAACGCATAGCGCTACGCTGATGGAATCGGATTTTTGGAAAAAGCGGCCGCCGAACGGCGTGGAGTGACTATGAACGTTCTTATCGTTGATGACCAACAATCGGCCCGATTGATGCTCCGCCACGTTGTCGAAGGCATCGGCCCGGATCTGAACGTTTTCGATTTCGAAGATTCCAATGAGGCCTTGCGCTGGGCCGACATGCATCGGCCTGACTTGCTGTTGCTCGACTACCGCATGCCGGGCATGGACGGGTTGGAATTTGCGCGACGTTTTCGCCGCCCGCTGATTCATCGCGATGTACCTATCGTCCTGATCAGTGTGGTCGGTGAAGAACCGATGCGTCAGGCTGCGCTGGATGTCGGCGTGATGGACGTCATGCTCAAGCCAGTGCGACCACGCGAACTGCGCTCACGCTGCCGTAATCTGCTCGCGATTCGCCGTCAGGGCGAATCCGTGAAGGAGCGGGCGCGCGCGCTGGAACGCCAAGTTAGCCAGGGTTTGAGCGAAGTCGAGTCGCGCGAACGCGAAATGTTGTTTCGTCTTGCCAAGGCCATTGAGTACCGTGACTTCGGCACCGGTATTCATCTGCTGCGCATGGCGCGTTATGTGGGCTTGATTGCCGAGGCACTAGGCTTGCCTGATGACGAGGCACGCATGATTGAGCTCGCGGCGCCGTTGCACGATATCGGCAAGATCGGCACGCCGGATGCCATCTTGCTCAAACGCGGCAGTCTGACTCCCGAAGAAATCATCATCATGCGGCGCCATCCGCTCGTCGGCCATGACATCCTGCGCGACAGCAATAGTCGATTCGTGCAGATCGGGGCCTTGATAGCGCTGCGCCATCATGAGCGTTACGACGGCGCGGGTTATCCCGATGGCTTGGCGGGCGAAGACATTCCATTGCCGGCGCGTATCGTTGCGCTGGCGGATGTGTTCGATGCACTTACCTCCGAGCGTCCGTACAAATCCGCGTGGAGTAACGCTGAAGCATTCCGCTATGTGCGTGAGCAAAGAGGCAAGCATTTTGATCCGGTTTGCGTCGATGCTCTACTCGCCAATGAAGCCCGCATCATTGATATCCAGCAGGCTGAATTGTTGCCGAGCCATTTGAGTTTTTGATGCGTTGTAGCTCGTTGGGGATGGCACATAACGCGAACCGCGCGGACGCGTGGCAGTTTTCGAAACTAGGCGATGAGTCGAAGTGCTTCATTCGGATTTTATGGTTTCTCGGAAATCGCGTGTGCGGGACGATGCTTAAAATATAACCTATTAAGCTGATCTAACAGTCTGTTAAGAAAGCTTCGTATTTTTCAAATTTTCTTCGATTGTTGCATTGTATTATTAACAACATAAATAACAGTTGGTTACGAATTTCTTTTCTCAGGAATTTGGTTTCGAAATCGTTTCTCAATAACCTGTTAGATCGATATCATTTCAGCCCAATAGAAAAATTCCGAGCAAATGACAAACGACCTAAATTTCACACAAATTCAGGCTATGCTCAAAGATTTTCTGGCAGAGCATTTCGATGTTCCTACAGAAAAAGTAACGCAAGAGTCTTCGCTGAAGGAGCTTGGCATCGACTCGATAATGATGCTGGATATTATGCTGGAAATTGAAGATCGTCTTGGAATAAAATTGAAGGATCTTTCGATGCCTTCAAATCCGAAGGTTGGCGATATCATGGCACTGATCGACCGTAATCAAGCTGCAAACAAAGGTTAGATATGCCGGTCTCGCGCGATGTCGTCATAACAGGTATGGGCGTTATATCGCCTATCGGTTTGAATATATTTGAGTTAGCGACGAATCTTGAAACTAATACTTCAGGAATTCGTTTATGGCACTCGCTATTGCTTGAAAAGAAAATGCCGGTTGGTTTTATTGATCGGGATTTCAGCAAGGAATTTACAAAGCTCGAACTACCTTATCTTGACCGCTGTTCGCAACTTGCCATGCTAGCTGCGCGGGAAGCGACTCAAGATGCAGGATTGGAACAGTTCGCGCAGTACGGTCAGCGCGCAGGGTTGTATTTTGGTTCCGTTGCTGGCGGAGTTGTGACGGAGCATGACTGGGTTAGACAGTTTTACGTCGACGGTAAACAGACCTCCAGGCCATATACGATGATGGCCTGCATGTTGAATGCGGCACCTGGACAACTCTCGATTCGGCATCAAATTCTTGGCCCAGTCATGACACACAGCAGTGCCTGCACGTCTTCAGGCGCCGCCATCGGTGACGCGCGGCGCGCGATTCGTGATGGCTATCTCGATGTCGCGCTGGTGGGTGGCTCCGAGTCCGCGCTCGCGCCAGCGTTTATGGCGGCTTGGGGCGGATTACGTGCGTTGGCGGAGGTTGATCCAGTCGACGTAGCTCGTAGCTCAAAACCTTTTTCAAAGAATCGCACCGGACTGGTATTGAGCGAGGGCGCGGTTTTTTTTGTGCTTGAATCTCGCGAAAACGCAATTCGGCGTGGCGCAAAAGCATATTGCTGTCTCTCTGGTTACGGCATTGCATCTGATGGCTACCATATCGGATCTCCCGCCAGCGGCGGACAGGTTGCCGCGATGCGCGCTGCCCTGTCGGATGCCAATCTCGCGCCTGCAGACATCGGCTATCTAAACGCGCATGCAACCGCAACTGGCGGTGGTGATCCCATTGAAGTCCGATCGATCAACGATGTGTTTGACCGTGTCCCAGTCAGTTCCACCAAGGGCATCCACGGACATCTGTTGGGAGCCGCGAGTGCAATCGAGTTGGCCGTAGCAATTACGGCGATAAACCGATCCTTTCTCCCGGCTACGGCTCACTTGGATGAAATCGATCCGGCCTGTGAGCTAAACCACGTAGCGAATATGCCTATCATGGGACACGTAGTCAAAAATGCCTTGTCTCTCTCGGCCGGGTTTGGCGGTACCAATGTGGCGCTAATTGTCTCCACAGAAGATGAAGCCACGCGCAAAGCACTCTGATCGTTACAATTCAACCGCCACACTCCCGTGGCTGTGAATAAAGGATCATTGGTATGGGCGTTCTCGAATATATTTCTCCGTCTCCGCTTACACATGTCTGCGCCAGCTTCAAAGCGACCCAGAACAATGTTCTCTGGATCACGATGGCGGAGTCTTCTGCTGGCCGAAGCCAATACTTTTCTCCCGATTTGTTGCGCGACCTGTGCACACTATACAAAAGCGTCGAATCAGCTGGTGGCAACTGGATCAGCAATGGTGTCAGGCAGCCGATCCATTATCTGGTAGTGAAATCCGCCCATCCCGAGTATTTCAGTCTGGGGGGCGATCTTTCTCACTTTCGCGAATGTATTCGGCAACGTAACAAGAAAGGTTTGCTGGATTACTCGATGCTATGCGCCGATATGATTTACGATTTAGCTACACGGTTAAATCGAGATGCGACGACGATTGCATTGATTCAGGGGCGTGCGCTCGGTGGCGGATTCGAATCCGCACTTGCGGCCGATTTCATCATTGCAGAGGAACATAGCGAATTCGGATTTCCGGAAATCCTTTTTGGTCTTTTCCCTTGTACCGGTGGCATGAGTCTGCTCGCGCGGCGAATTGGTGTGCACGCTGCCGAGCGCATGATGACTAATGGCAAAATGTACGCTGCGACCGAATTGAAATCGATGGGTGTCGTAGACGAGATTTGCGCCAGAGGCGAGGGTGAGGTCGCGGTCGAGAAATTCATAGCCGAACACAGCCGTCATCGAATCGCTCGGTTGATGCTGCAGCGCAGTCGACACCGATTGGCGGCATTGAGCTACGAAGAGCTTCGCATTGTGGTCGAAGAGTGGGCGGAAACTGCGGTGAATCTTTCGGCGCCACATTTGCGTGTAATGGACATGTTAATCGACATGCAAAGAGCGCGTGTTGCCGGTTGATGTTGCGGAAACTTCCAGTCCGACGGCTTTCTGCAAAGCTAGAACGGTAATCTGCAGCGCGTCTTGTACGTCTGCAGATAGCCGTTCTGTCGACCTTTCAATCTCATCACTGGATATCGTCATAAGGCTAGCAGCGATGGCGGCGAGTCGCATTGCACCGACGTTGATGCAAACGCCTTTTAACGCGTGCGCGGTGTCCCTTATCGGTACGTAGTTTTTACGTGCCAGCGATTCAGTCAGCAACTGGCATGAGCGACGGATATCGCGCTCTGCTGACGCCAGTAATGCTGGTAAAAATTCCGGGCGGCTAGTCATCGATCTCAAACCGTCTAGCGTATCTGCGTCGAGCGCATACACGGGAACAACACTAAGCGTTGGCTTGACTGCCCGTCGAGTCGGTGTTGACATCATTTCGGGTCCAATCTCATTGCCTTCAGTTTCGGCATCTTTACCGAATGAGTCATCGAGATCCATCAGAGCCTTGCGTATGACAGTGAGATTCATGGGCTTGTAGAGGATCGCGGCGCTGCCAGCCTCATACAGTCGAGCAGCCGTTTGGGGGGTCGCGTCTGCGGTGAGGAATATTGTTGGTGCGGTGTGCGTTCTTCCGAACCGATAAGTTTGAAGTACCCGTACACCATCCATGT
The sequence above is drawn from the Pseudolysobacter antarcticus genome and encodes:
- a CDS encoding beta-ketoacyl-[acyl-carrier-protein] synthase family protein; this encodes MPVSRDVVITGMGVISPIGLNIFELATNLETNTSGIRLWHSLLLEKKMPVGFIDRDFSKEFTKLELPYLDRCSQLAMLAAREATQDAGLEQFAQYGQRAGLYFGSVAGGVVTEHDWVRQFYVDGKQTSRPYTMMACMLNAAPGQLSIRHQILGPVMTHSSACTSSGAAIGDARRAIRDGYLDVALVGGSESALAPAFMAAWGGLRALAEVDPVDVARSSKPFSKNRTGLVLSEGAVFFVLESRENAIRRGAKAYCCLSGYGIASDGYHIGSPASGGQVAAMRAALSDANLAPADIGYLNAHATATGGGDPIEVRSINDVFDRVPVSSTKGIHGHLLGAASAIELAVAITAINRSFLPATAHLDEIDPACELNHVANMPIMGHVVKNALSLSAGFGGTNVALIVSTEDEATRKAL
- the lysS gene encoding lysine--tRNA ligase, with protein sequence MSGDTVDSGAENNSGAEIPVTPPDENKLIAERRAKLTALRAQGIAFPNDFAPDAFAGDLQSEFDGKTAEEIEALARRVKVAGRILLKRVQGKVSFVQLQDMSGRIQLFIHAATVGEIYDAFKGWDSGDIVGAEGLLMRTKTGELSVKTSGLRLLTKSLRPLPEKWAGLTDTETRYRQRYVDLIVTPESRRVFQLRSLVVRHLRNYLDDRRFLEVETPMMHVIPGGATARPFVTHHNALDMDLYLRVAPELYLKRLTVGGFDRVYEINRNFRNEGVSTRHNPEFTMLELYQAYATYNEIMDITEGMIRSAAESVVGRTALTWEGREIDVGPAFKRWRMDDAVREHNPEIGAHEMRDRDALARHCERLKIPVKPGYGWGKLLLEIFERTVEASLIQPTFITAHPVEVSPLARESDTDPGITDRFELFVAGKEIANGFSELNDPEDQAARFLAQVQAKDAGDDEAMHFDADYIRALEYGMPPTGGLGIGIDRLIMLLADVPSIRDVLLFPYMRPES
- a CDS encoding response regulator, which encodes MNVLIVDDQQSARLMLRHVVEGIGPDLNVFDFEDSNEALRWADMHRPDLLLLDYRMPGMDGLEFARRFRRPLIHRDVPIVLISVVGEEPMRQAALDVGVMDVMLKPVRPRELRSRCRNLLAIRRQGESVKERARALERQVSQGLSEVESREREMLFRLAKAIEYRDFGTGIHLLRMARYVGLIAEALGLPDDEARMIELAAPLHDIGKIGTPDAILLKRGSLTPEEIIIMRRHPLVGHDILRDSNSRFVQIGALIALRHHERYDGAGYPDGLAGEDIPLPARIVALADVFDALTSERPYKSAWSNAEAFRYVREQRGKHFDPVCVDALLANEARIIDIQQAELLPSHLSF
- a CDS encoding crotonase/enoyl-CoA hydratase family protein, translating into MGVLEYISPSPLTHVCASFKATQNNVLWITMAESSAGRSQYFSPDLLRDLCTLYKSVESAGGNWISNGVRQPIHYLVVKSAHPEYFSLGGDLSHFRECIRQRNKKGLLDYSMLCADMIYDLATRLNRDATTIALIQGRALGGGFESALAADFIIAEEHSEFGFPEILFGLFPCTGGMSLLARRIGVHAAERMMTNGKMYAATELKSMGVVDEICARGEGEVAVEKFIAEHSRHRIARLMLQRSRHRLAALSYEELRIVVEEWAETAVNLSAPHLRVMDMLIDMQRARVAG
- a CDS encoding acyl carrier protein; translation: MTNDLNFTQIQAMLKDFLAEHFDVPTEKVTQESSLKELGIDSIMMLDIMLEIEDRLGIKLKDLSMPSNPKVGDIMALIDRNQAANKG
- the prfB gene encoding peptide chain release factor 2 (programmed frameshift) — translated: MIETNPIRFRIDDLVSRVASLRGYLDFDVKAERLEEVTRELESPTVWENPQRAQELGKERAQLERVVGGIRTLTEALHDAGELLDLGIAEEDEDTIRSVADDVETQAAHVEKLEFRRMFSGKMDAHNAFVDVQAGAGGTEAQDWAEILLRMYLRWCENKGWKAELLEVSAGEVAGIKSATFSVEGEYAYGWLKTEIGVHRLVRKSPFDSDNRRHTSFSSIFVSPEVDDEIEIDINPADLKTDVYRSSGAGGQHVNKTESAVRITHVPTNTVVACQTERSQHANRDRAMKQLKAKLYELEVQKRNVEKDALEATKSDIGWGSQIRSYVLDQSRIKDLRTGVERTDTQKVLDGDLDEFIEASLKTGLEAGAKRVNQ